The window TGTCAAGATGAAACAGCCTACACTACATATAAGTATCTCCACATGCTAAGAACTACAGTTTCCTATTCCAAATGGTCTTCAGTTCGGATCATACATTTATCCTGAAATCATTGCCCCCAAAACCCAATTAATAAACCCTGCATCACTTGATGTAATTTACAATGCACAAAGGAATTATACGAGCAGGCTGTTGGAGTACTGTTGCACGCTAATTGTTGCAATTAGTTGCAAAATGTTACACTAGTTGTATCAACAGAGTATAAATGAAAAACTCTTTTTACAACAAATGAAAGGTTTTGACTACACCATGTTAATAGTACAACACAACAAAATTCCAGTGCAGAAACATAGCTTGTATGCCACATAAGATTCCAACGCAACACACACACTCCCTAAATCATCTACCAGATGTGCAAACTAGATTAGAGGCCTGCAAAACTGACCACATAGATAATGAGGTAAGCAATCAAAATTGACAACAGTTGATCTATAAAACCATGTACCATATGAAAAGGAAAGGGCACTTACATATGCTAACAACTGTCAGTCATCAATTATTGTTTGCCAATATAATATGGATATGGAATTTGTGACTGTGTTGGGTATGGAGCAATGGGAGGACTTGAGTAAGTATTATTGTGGTATGGTCCCACAGCTGGAGGGTAACCAAAGCCTTGAGGGGTGGTGCTAGGATGGGCTTTTCCAGGTTGTGCATATCCAGGCGCTAAAGGTAACGGCGTTGGAACCATTGGTGTAGCTAACTGTGTTTGAATTGTTTTGCCTTTGTGGGAATCAGCAAGTTTTACAATGACATTCCTCCCCTGCATCCGAACAAGAACATTAGACAATTGCCGATATAGGAAAATATTTTGCAATAGTATGTAATCTTCATGATTTATGAGTAGCAATGCTCTCAGAAGTTTCTTAGATAAGCACAACTATGCTATCTTACATCATAGACGAAAAATTAATGCAATAAAACATGAACTATCTTTGCCCAAATACACAAACAAAGCTAATCACAAAAAAATATGGTCTACTCTTTTTAAATTCTCAATCAAGACAAGTTAAACCAGAAGTCCCACAATGATACAAAAAATCTTCTCCTATCATGTAAATTAAACACTCCGACAACATGTTCCAGAATTCTTCTAGAACAAACCATTTAATAGGATAAATTGCTTGCAGTCATTTGACTCATTTCAATTTTTCCATTGTTTCTGTTACTGGTCAATTACACATAGATTTGGGCATAATGCTAGGGATGAGTAAGAAACAGTGATGGCGATGTCAGTGATTGAATTTGGGATGGGTTCTCCTCCCTTGTGTGTTTTTTGCTCTTTTGTTTTTACTTTTAGTCCTAAGATAAATACTGTGAAATTGGTGACATGGAGATCACCATTCCTAAAGTTATATTGAAGAATTAATGCGACAACTACAACCCACGGAGAACACATGGACATAAAGAGCTCAGGTCTTTGTATGTTTGACCTTCAGGCTGACTTTGTTCAAATAATGCAATTTCGAAAGATAAACTGAACATCCAAAATACACAAAAGGGTTCTTCACTAACCCCAAGGATCTTTTGTGGATCATCTATGGCCTTCCTTGCAGCCTCAACTGTCTTGAATGTTACAAAGCCAAACCCACTACACAAAAAGTAAAAAGCACAAAATTGCAGGTCACAGCAAGAATATTGTGCAGGATAATTATATTCTTACATGCAGTACATGATATAAACTTTTTCATACCGTGACTCATTTGTGTCCTTGCCATATGCAACTGAACCTTCTTCTATGTCACCATGCCTGCCAAGAAAGTGGAGAAGCATCTCACTTGTGACATTCGGTGATAAGCCCCCAATGTAGAGTTTCCTCTGGGTAAGATCCTGGGTAGAACTTGAACCAGTTAACCCATCACATGCTAGATTACAAACAGCCATGCGACCCTGGAAAAAAAAAAAAATTAGGAACCGGAAGTTGTTTAATGATGGAAAATTAACTGGTCACAATTTACAACCAGAGGTGCGACCATTTAGTTTGTTCAGTTCATCTGATGCAATAGGACAGATGAAGATATTAAAATATAAATTAGTTTGCACCTATTTGTTAAACTACATGGTTTTCAGAATAAATTGTTCGCCTTATTTTTTAGCTCCCCACTGTATCCAGAAGAAAAAGGAGAGGAAACAAAAAAATTCCAGCTAGCCCCCATCCCACTTCACAAAACTAGTCATGAAACAGGATCAAATCTCATCAGCATAAAAGAGACACCCCTATGTGCATGAATACTTTAAAGTATATAGGTGTTATTTTGAAATATGTATGTTAAAACTTGTACCTTTTGTAATTAAAACTACAAGGTTTTTGAAATCAATTCTTTCCTCGATCACTTCTCATTAACTATGCCTCGTTCCTTTTGTAATATTTCTCCCTTCTAGGTAACTGGACTTGACTGCTAATTGAATTTTCTAAAGAACAGATATGTAATTACCGTTTAAAATTTGTATAAATTATGGATTTGCTATAAAAGAAAAAACCTGTATATTTAAATCTTCAGAAACAGACAATCTATGAATCTCCAAAATCAGTACTTTCAGTAAGAGACCTTTATTGTTTGATGATGTAACCAACAGAGCGCCCAGATTGATACAACAAATTCGTCCCGTAACAGATATTCTACGTATAATAATAAACGGATTCTCTATTATTCACACAAAACTACAGACTGGGGGAAAGAAATTATAATCTATGAGAAGCCAGTATCTTGTAACAAAAGGCCGAACAGTGACAATCACAAGATGTTTCTTCAACCACTGATATTAATAACATTGTGAATCAAATAAAATCCAACAGAGAAATATGTTAGTCCAATAATCAATAATGTCAGCTTCATTAGTTTTCATCAGAAGATCATTTTCTACATCTAGGAAGAATGCCACTCAGCTGAAGGACAGTGAACAAATGAAACTCTATCCAACCAGTTTGCTCTTATGTTCCTCGTTGGCTAATGCTTAATGATGAACTGTGGCCTTGTGCAGATCTACAAACCCAGTCGACATGTCGAACTCAAAATGTATTTCGACCCTAATTTGTCTAGATGGTAAAAAAGCATGAAATTCATTACGGATATGCTCATTAAATGAAATAACAATGAGAACTAGACTTGCAGCAAGGGGTCAAAACTTACATCAATTAACTTGCTAGGAGCTCTGAGTGCACGGTGAGTTGACTCCATATATTTATAAGTAATGAAACCATATCCCCGCGATTTCCCACTCGCTTTGTCATAGATGACAGCTCCTTCCTCAATCTCTCCATACTCACTAAACGCCTGCAACAAACACCATTACCCCCAAAATCAATATTTCAGCACAGCAACAAATCACAGCCTACTGATCATACACAAAGTTATTCGAAAACTCGGGGTCCCAAGTCAAAATGATAACATGCAAAAACACCACAAGCAATGCACTCACAGCACACAAAGTATCAGAAGAGGTATTCCAGGCCAAGCCACGAACAAAAAGCTTGCGGTGTACGGGATCTGCAGTGGCTATACCCTTAATTTCCTCTGCAATTGAAGGATATTGGGAACCCCTTTATGCAACCAAACCAGTGTCAAAATCACACACCACACAATCTCACATGCAACATTTGGGGGGTTCCAGATTTTCAATTTTTCAAGGACCAGTTAATTGTTCGAGTAATTAAAGCAATTAGAGAGTGATTGAAACCCTAAATTGGAAGAGTGGAAAGTAAGGGAGTTGAAACGCACAGTTTAGCGAGGAGATCGACGAGCTGGGACTTAGCGAGAGGGTCAAGCAAGGCGCGCAAGTCTTGCTCTGAATGTGGTGAGATTCTTTCATTGTTGTCCAGCTTTCTCTTCTTTATGTCCTCCATTTTAGTTGCCCAACTATTCCTTTATCACCGGGCTCGCTCACGACTGGTGTGTTTATTTTCACTCCACGGGCATTCTTTATTGGAAAATGCTGACTAATCCTAATTTTAGAGATTTTTTTCCATCAACAAGATTTTAATATTCCTATTAACCCTATAGAGTCATAAGATCTATTTCCACTAACAAAATATGAACCACTATTACATATTTTATATGACAATAATACCCCTACGAGATCTGTTACGCCCCTTACTCTTTCATATTTGAATTTTGATGAGAGAGAAACTTCGGCTTGAGCTCGAAGTTCTGGTTCTAGTGCGATAGGTGGACAAAACGCTGGGCTCGAAGCTCTGATTCTTGGTGATAGGTAGACGAAGCTCTGGTTTTGGTTCGCTAGTCTCGAAGCTCTGATTCTTGACGATAGGTAGAGGAAGCTCGTGTTTTGGTTTCGGTTCGATTCCAAGCTCTAATCTCAATTTCTGTTGCGATGGATCTCGTATTGAGCAATATGCCTCGGTTCGTTTATGTAATCTTCTTGATTCCTTTTCGTTTTGATTTGCATTTGAACTTGATTTTGATGTACTGTTGATTTTTGCTGCTCTCGATTTATTTGTTAGTTGTGTTCTTAATTTGTGCGAATACAAATGAATTTTAGTTCTGTTTTGAATTTGTTTGAGTTTTGTGTTGTGTGAATTCAGTTCTGACCTTGCATCGAAACTCCTTGTTGCTCATGCGATCTTCTTGGAAAAGAGGTTATGCAGATTTATGAGAATGACCTCCTACTGGGAGCAGTAGGACCCCATACTGGGGTTAGTAGGTGCCTACTAGGGTCAGTATGACCCCTGTTTGGTGTAGTATGCGACTCATTTGTAATGTTATTTTGTTTGTTTTTTTACAGAAATGAGGATGGTTCTTTGGCTGTTAGGTGTCGTTATTCTGGAAAAAGTTTCATGTTCTCTATTCATCAACGTATAAACTATGCTTACTTGTTCGAGTATATTTGTGAAAGGTTTCGGTTGTTTGCAACTGATATTATTGAGCTTCACTATTCACTTCCTGGTTGTCCTCTCTCTTTCCTGGGTAATGACAATGATTTTCAAATGTTATTTATTGGTGCTAAGATATACAATTTGGATTGTGTTGAAATTATTGTGGAGAAGAATAGTGAAGGTTGCAGCAAGGGAACTTCTGTTTCATGTGAAGATAGCTGCTCTGAAGTTTTGGATGAAGATGATTATTTGACTGAGGGATATAGGTCTAAGGTGTCGAAGCATTACTTATCAAGAGAGTGGGGTAGTTATATCCAATGTGAAGGGCAGAAGTTTCATGGTGGTGTCTCCGAATTTCGAGATAAGCTGCCCAAATATGCAATTGAAGTTGGCTTCACCTTTGTGTACACCAGAAATGATTGGTATAGAATTCATGCAGTATGTAGCAACATGGGAACCGAAAATTGTGAATGGCATGTTGCTGGTTATTCCAATTCTGTAGATGGATGTTTTTATATTGATTCTTTGAACAACTTACACACTTGCAAATGCGTTCTTCGCCAGAAAAAGCATGTTCGATTGGGGTCTAAAGTTGTCAAGTCTTACATTCAAGAGGATATTAGCTACAATATGTCATTGAAGCTAAGGGATATCCAGATAAAGATGCAGTCTGCTTACGGTTTTGAGATATCATACAAGGTTGCTTGGAAAGCAAAGCAAAGTGCTAGGGATATGATTTATGGATCTGAGGCTGAATCTTTTAACATGTTATCCTGGTTTAGGGAAGCTGTTTTAGCGAGTAACCCTGGTTCTGTTTTTGTCTTCGAAGTGCATCCTGATACCAACCAATTCCATAGGCTCTTTTTTGCCTACGCATGTTGTATTGAAGGTTTTAAGTTCTGTCTACCTGTAGTATATGTTGATGGCACTTTTGGCAAAAGTCTTTACAAGGGGACCATCTTTTGTGCAACTGGAAGGACTGGAAATAAAGGTAAACTTTTATTTTTTATCTTTCTTTTTCTTGGTTATGTGGTCTTGTTTTGTGTTTGTCTTGAAAGTGTGGAGCGGCACGCTCCCGTTAGCGGTGCAGCGGCACGTTGCAATCATCTATTACCCCCAGTAGACGTCCTACTACCTCCCAGTATGCTGACTTTTTCCTCTTTGTTTTTTGTTGTTTTTTTTTTCCTCCCAAGTTGCTTTCCTTTAGCCATGTGTGTATGTGATTCTGAGACTGAAGATAATTGGTGTTTTTTCTTCCGGCACTTGAAGGATTTGTTGGGATCCCAAGGTAGAGTGGTTACATTTATGAGTGATTGCGGTAATGGATTACTCGGTTCTTTCAATAAGGTACTTCCTGGTCATCCTCACTTGTTCTGTTACATGCATTTGTCGGCAATTTGATGAATAGATATGGTGGAGTGAGTGCTACTGTGAAAAATGCTGAGAAGAATAAGTTTTTTGAGTTAGCATATGCATCTTCCCCCGCATAATACCGTTTGCATTTAAGAAAGCTTAGAGAAATTGGTGATGCAAAAATTATAGATGATTTTCTAAAGGATATGCCTCTTGAAAATTGGTGCCGTGCATTTTTCCCTGGATCATGTTATGGGATTATGGCTAATAGCATGGCTGAATCTTTTAATGCCTGGTCTGAAGAGCATGAAATGCCGGCATATGGTATGTTTGATTAGACTAGGATAAAGTTGATGAATCAGATGGGTGAGAGGAGGGATGAAGCTCAAGTCTGGACCACACCACTTACTCCTAAAATGCAGGATCGTTTGAAAGAACGTATGGATGCTGCTTCACAGTTTAATGTGGTTTACTCGACCACAAATATCTATAAAGTTCGAGGGAAGTATTCTCATGTTGTTGACCTTTGTATTTGTTCTTGCACGTGTAGAAAATGGGAGATTGAATGTTTTCTTTGCTCTCATGCTCTTATTGCAATTCAAGCTGCCTCAAAGGATGTTTATGCATTTGTAGATCCGCATTACTTTGCTGACTACTGCAAGAAGTGCTATGATGTTCCACTTTTCCCTCTTTGTGATGCTGATATGGCTTCTGCTGAATCTGCTAATGATGAGTTTATACATCCTCCCCATGTGAAGAGGCCCCCTAGAAGGCCGAAGAAAAAGAAGTTCAAGTCAAGTGGAGAGACTCAAAAGAAGCTCATTCGTTGTGGCCGGTGTCAAAAATTGGGCAATCATAACAAGGCGACTTGCACTGAAGCTCTTTGATTCTATTATGAAATTATATAACTTTTATACTTTTTCCTGTTGGTAACAGACTAAATATGTTTTTCTTTGGGTGATTCATTGATTTATTGAATATGTAATAGAGTTTCTGTGTTGCTGGTTTGAATATATGTCTATTTTTCATGTTTTCATTGCTTGTGTATGGCATTTGTTATTTTCATTTCTTTTTGCAGTAGCTTGTTTATCACTGTGTTGTGGAATGATCCATAGGATGTCCTCCTAACCCTAGTAGGGACCAATTATAGGACCAGTCACTACTAGAAAAATCTACAGTAGCCACCATTTGTGGATACACTTTTCTAACCGTATCACTTGAGTAGAGCAAATGACACCCTTTTACTTTTTTGGTATTCTTTGTTTTATGGATACTGATAACCATAACAAGATAATTTCATATTGTAATTAAAGACAAAAATCCGTATTCATTGCTAAATAAAATATTAAATTTATGTATTAAATTAGATATTCAAATAAAAGTTTTATATAGATACAGTCAAGGTGTGCAGTAATATTATNNNNNNNNNNNNNNNNNNNNNNNNNNNNNNNNNNNNNNNNNNNNNNNNNNNNNNNNNNNNNNNNNNNNNNNNNNNNNNNNNNNNNGAGAGAGAGAGAGAAAGAACGAAGAGAGAGAGAGAAGAACGAAGCTCTCGGTTGCCGGTGCCGGCAACTTGATCGGATGAAAATAAATTAGATATAAATTATTTAATAAATTTGGAGTAAATGGATAATAAAATGAAAAAGGAAGAAATGGGAAATGATAATTAAGAAAAAAATAAAATGAAGAAATAAAAAGTAAAAGAAAATGAAAATTAAGAAAAAAAATATTTACACTATTTTAAATAAAATTAAAAACAGAGACACCAAATTTAAAAGCGTGGCCTTTGGTTAGTGGCACCTGCAATAGAGAATACCCTTTTTCATTCCGTGACTGCACCGTACCTAATGACTTTTAGATACGGTTATTTGTATCCTATAGAGCAATATGTACAGAAAAATAACAGTATCCTATAAGGCTTATGCTAGTAGTGAGTTAAGCGACTGAAGCACAGTAGGTTTAATAAGACCTACTGACTCAAGTAGGCACCAGTTATAGGTGACAATGGTCCTACTGACCCCAGTAGATGGTCTTACTGACCCCAGTAGATGGTCTTACTGACCCTAGTAGGACCTCCTACTGACCCCAGTAGGGACCTGTTAATGAAACATGTATTTTTGACTTGTTTTCCACCTATTTTTCATGCTAAATAACTGAAAATGAATACATTTCACATATATAAAAGGAATCTCCCAAAGTCACATTTCATTTCATTGTTCATTACATTTCATTGTCTCTAACATATATATCACATTTCATTTCTTGACGACATTTGTATTCTGGCCTTCATTAGCTTCTCAAGAATAACTTTTCTCATTCCATCAGCATCGACTTTGTTTGGCTTTTCTCCCAAGGCCAACTTCTGCATGAAATGGAGCACAAAAGGCCTACAGTCCGCCTTGCAAATCATTCATTTTGTGTTAGGGACATTAAAACGAAACCTACTGCCCTTGCAAGTTTCTGAACAATTTTTAGACTTTTTGAATCAATGACAAAGTTTTGAGAATGGACTTACAATAGTGACTTTTGTTGAGGATAGTCAAAGTCTTCCTCCAGCTTGTATTCTTTAATAGCTTCGAAGTTGTCAAGCACCCATCTTCTTACCATTTTCTCCCTGTCATTCATCGGAAGGATTCTATCATCCAGGTCCCCTTGATTTGTCTCGCCAACACTCTTATATTTGTAATTCTCAATATCCGCTTCTTGGCTGTCGTCCGGATAATGTTTGTTTGACAATTCTACTTCTTGGAGAAACTTCATGAGATGTTTCACTTGTTCAATACAGCATACAATTATTCATGTATTCTTTTTCAAGAAATTATGAAAACTTAAAGGCACCCTATAACTTTTCTGATACGATCACTTACCACATATCCAGCCTTCTTATGGTATTTTTCCTCCTCATCCCTTTCATTCTCTAGAGGTTGCAAAGAGTTCATGTGCACAATCCTCTTTTTCTCATTATCAACCACAAGCAGTGTGTAGTGGTGGTTTGTGCAATGGTGGATTGGGATTAGAACCTTGTTGTACTCAAATACATACCACAAAGGTTCAACTAAGCACAACTTTATTTGGTTCTTGTAATCCACGCTTCCTCTTTCCTCTTCATGTTTAATAGCATAAAACTGTGCATAAAAATGATATTAAATCAGTAAACCCCCTATACTGCCCCCAATATACTCAGTGCATGTTATATTAAACCTATATTTAAAGTTACCGGTGCTTCAATCTCCAGGAACACTGCAATATGTATGTTTGCATTTTCAAGTTCCATTTGCAAAATCTCTATGTACGCTTTGATTACCTGCAATTATTCAATTTGATTTTTCAGTTAATCTTTCTTTCATATAATTCTTACAGTAGGAGGTCGTACTGGGGTCAGTAGGAGGTTGTCAAGCCCCCTACTGACCCCAATAGACCCGCAATTCTTTCATATAATTCTTACAGAGTTCATGTAAAAAGAGGCAAACTCACAGAATCACTCATGTAGTTTTCTTCCACAAGATCAATGTTGTTTGTTCCTTGTACCACTATTTGCTTTGTTTGAAAAGCCTAGAATGTGTCGCTGCATGAACAGAAACATTAGTTACTTAACTATAATGTCATATTTGACACATGAAAAAGCAAATATTCAATTTGTTCACTTACCCATCATTATCCCTTGCATCAAGGAAAGACTTGTAGTAGTTTTGGACCTCCGTCTTCAGTGTGGTCCAAGTGTCCTATTCAAAGTTCACTACTTTTTTTAATCACCTGTTTCTCCTTTTCCAGCTCTTTCTTGTTGTTTTTCTGAGGCAGAGGTTGTTTTGGAGCCTTTTTTTTATTTTATTGCGCATCTCCATGTCCTTCATTTCCTTTGAAGTGTTGTACTCGAAGTCGTCATCCTTGGCTTTTTTTGATCCCTTTCCCTTGTTCAACTTCACGTTCCTCTCGATGGAATGCATTGGAACAGGCTTCTTCATTTTTTGTATCGGCTTTATTGGAGCATTAGTTTCAACATTTTTCTGTATCATTTCCACAAGATAAGCCAGCACTTCTCCTTCATCCTTCTCCTTTTCTCTTGGGGTTTCAGGCATATTCTCAGTGAGGTTTAGGCAGACATCTTCTTCTTCTTCTTCTTCTTCTTCACATTCAACTTCATGTGCCTTGGCAAGCTGTAAAGTCAAATCCTCTATATACTTCTTCTGCTTTTTGTTCTCATCCTCCAACTTGCTTATTTCCATTGTCTGCTGAAGTATCTTTGCATTTGCTTCATCAAGTGCAATCGAGAACATCATTGCATTCTCCTGAAGCTTTCGATTTTGGTTGTGGAGTTCAATGATTAGAACAATGAGATCCTTTTTGACCACATCTTCTGTCGCTATATCTTTGAGGATATCTCTAGGAACTTTTTCTTGTGGTTTCTCTTGGCTTTTTTGGGGAACTTACGTCTATAGCAATTTAGTAACCAAAAATATAAAAAGCTAGGTACAATATAAACCACTGGGGTCAGTAGGAGGTTGTTAAGCCCCCTACCGACCCCAATAGACATATTTAAAAAGGGAACTTACCCAATCCTTGAAAGTGAGAGGTAGCGCGTCCTCGGAATCCGAAAAGCCTTTGTGGCTTTCTTCATTCCATGGTCCCTTTGTTATGAATTCCTGTCACATGTCCTCGGAAGAGTTAGATAAGCATACACACGATTATTATCTTTTCTTCTTTTTTTGAAGTTTTTGTCTTTGCTTACCACTATGATGTCTGGATTGTCTTTCAAGCTCTCAGTTGTGAATAGCTCTCTTATCGACCACCTAAGATAGGTTGGTGTCGATCTCTCCTTTCCAGTAATCTTGTGCTTCACCTGAGTATTCTCCAGAAACCAGTTTTGTATTGAAAAATAAAGACATGCATTTTCCGTAAGTAAATGTATATAATACACACGAAATATAAACAGAAAACTAACAAATGAACCCTATATGAGACAAAAAAAAACTTACATAGATCAGTATCAAGCATCCACTAAGAACTTTTGGTTTTTTCTTCTCGTGCCTCATAAGTCCATCGAATAGAAATTCAAGGATCATTTTTGGCCAGTTGTACTGGTTGATTCTTTCAATGTCCTCGCAAGCATTTATGAGGTCTTAGGTGATGGATACTGTTGACTTGCTAAAAAAGCATGTTGTAAACAGAAGCGCAAGTATGAGGGCAGCAATGATTCTTGCATCACCCTTCTCCTCCTTATCCACCTCAGCTTCCAGCCTTTTAAGCAATACGTGCTTGTCTACTGTGTCCTTGATCATTTTCACATCAAAAATCGCTGAAGGCTTCCTTTTATCCTTGTCCATATTTCTTCCCACATTGTTTATCATTTCTCCTGAATTTGGCAGCCCAAATATCCTCTCTATGTCTTACCCCATGATCTCCATCTCTTTATTCCCAAAAAAGAACTTCCTCTTCTCAACATCATAGTATTGAAGGATGATTTCGAGGTCACGCTCATTCTTGGTAAAATGATTTTCTTGCACTTTAGAGTGATAGATCGGCGATATCATCGGCCAAAAAGAAATTTTCCGTAGCACATCCCATACTTCAATTTTCGCTTTCGACTTCACCATCTTAACTATTTGCTGAAAATTGACAAACGAGCATTTTTGTTGTAATGTTGGTATAACTCCACTCCCTGACTTCTCCTTCTTCTCAGACTTCTTTTGCACATTCTTCTTCTGCACTATTTATGTCTTCTGCTTTGCTGGAGGACTTTGTTTCTTCTTCTGCTTCTTTGACCTCGTTTCTACAACTTCATGTTCTTCTTCTTTATTCTCAGAATAAGAGTTGGATTGTCTTCTTTGTTTTGTCTTCATACTGAGGAGGAGGATTATTAAATTAGTATTGAATAGAGCAATGAAATACATAAAAGATATAAGCTTTCTACTTCCCTAAACAGGGGTGACATTGCCCCAAATACAATGTCCTACTAACCCCAGTAGGTGCTCCTACTGACCCCAGTAGGGACCTATACTTGCATAATCCAGTTTCCACAAGGCACAAAAACAAACTTAGAGCATCAAAAATAGCACAGAGCATCAAAAACAAACTCAAAATTTGGTTCAAATCAAGAACCCTATATCCCCAAATTGAACAAGTCCTACTGCCCCCAGTAGAAAGGTTTTACTGCCCCCAATATGATCCTCTACCCCAGTAGGAGGTCCTACTGACCCCAAGATGCTTCTCTTCCCTCTACTGCCCAATAGTGGACCTATAGTAGAACCCTAAATTTGAAAGGAAATCCCTAGATTTTACAGATTCAAACCAATACAATTGCTATTCTTCTCAATTTAGACCATAAACAGATGAATTATATAGAGATTGAATCAAAATTTGAAGGAGATTAAAGCTGGTAGAGAAATGGAAGATTACTTGACGGAGCACGACAGAGTAGACGGCTAGTGGGAGAGGATATGAGCGAGAGGGCGCGAATATGAGTGTGAGAGAGAGAGAGAGAGAGAGAGAGAAGAGAGAGGCGAAACTGAGAGAAGAGAGAGAGAGAGGTTGAGGCGAATCTGAGAGAGGAGAGAGAGAGGTCGAAGCTTGTGGGCGAATCTAAGAAACTGACAGAGAGATAGGACGCGTGTTGTGGTTTGTTAGGTTTTCAAGGGTATTATCGTCTTTTTTTTCGTTTAGTTGGCTAGTGGGCATTTTAAGATCTTATTTTGTTAGTGGGAAGAAAAATCTTAAAATTAGGGCTAGTGGGCATTGTCCCTTCTTTATTTATTGTCATTTTCTGTTACCCAAAAAAGCTATACAACAACCAGCGCCAAAAAAGTCGAAATTAACATCAGCAGCAACACTAAGAAGTCACTTCCTTTCTTTTGGGTCTGATTGCTTGGGCTCGTTAGATGCCAAGAGTAAATTGTAAGGCTTGGGCATGAGCCACCAGG of the Fragaria vesca subsp. vesca linkage group LG6, FraVesHawaii_1.0, whole genome shotgun sequence genome contains:
- the LOC101294283 gene encoding heterogeneous nuclear ribonucleoprotein D-like; the protein is MEDIKKRKLDNNERISPHSEQDLRALLDPLAKSQLVDLLAKLGSQYPSIAEEIKGIATADPVHRKLFVRGLAWNTSSDTLCAAFSEYGEIEEGAVIYDKASGKSRGYGFITYKYMESTHRALRAPSKLIDGRMAVCNLACDGLTGSSSTQDLTQRKLYIGGLSPNVTSEMLLHFLGRHGDIEEGSVAYGKDTNESRGFGFVTFKTVEAARKAIDDPQKILGGRNVIVKLADSHKGKTIQTQLATPMVPTPLPLAPGYAQPGKAHPSTTPQGFGYPPAVGPYHNNTYSSPPIAPYPTQSQIPYPYYIGKQ
- the LOC101294578 gene encoding uncharacterized protein LOC101294578, with the translated sequence MQKKNVQKKSEKKEKSGSGVIPTLQQKCSFVNFQQIVKMVKSKAKIEVWDVLRKISFWPMISPIYHSKVQENHFTKNERDLEIILQYYDVEKRKFFFGNKEMEIMG